Proteins found in one Anopheles aquasalis chromosome 3, idAnoAquaMG_Q_19, whole genome shotgun sequence genomic segment:
- the LOC126579204 gene encoding phosphatidylinositol-3-phosphatase SAC1-like, protein MPRVYNELVLHLTKERILIESSDSDYEVNEQLTIDRESGEVTHLGKPFPDHPIWECETRRVCGLLGIIPLPSGPYLLVATDRVPVGTLFEKKIFRLGAVELIPIASDKRDRKQDNYCRQTVLNLLKEPYFYFSYEYHLTHSMQRIGELSRCIFAAHDSYSMYGDADQRFVWNDALLRDWYRPEMRNFCLPLMHGFISIDTLDPVLYPRLRDHRSLVLALISRRSRERAGTRLFTRGIDTDGHVANFVESEQIFVCGELCFSYVQTRGSIPLFWTQAPNLRFRPRPRLEPDADHLNACRQHLTDQCARYGKVLLVDLVDRSVEAECDLSLQYGTIVWQVGNPDVVYARKGMFEQVDDSNDLNGYVARLVFPIKIILCNRKQDRVIRANSIDCIDRTNVFQSRVAARVCARSLFELGIARDVNDPLVAIVKHRCEIAWIENANVLSRQYTGSNALKTDLTFRRSNSLVGYLRDAINSHERYHLNNYYDGSRQDAIDFFLRASLIPGQRSRAPHMPQLEYRTLEVGLGDEE, encoded by the exons ATGCCTCGTGTGTACAATGAGCTGGTGCTACATCTGACCAAGGAACGGATCCTGATCGAATCGAGTGATAGTGATTACGAAGTCAACGAGCAACTCACAATCGATCGCGAGAGTGGCGAGGTGACACACTTGGGCAAACCCTTCCCAGACCATCCAATCTGGGAGTGTGAGACGCGCCGTGTATGTGGTCTGCTCGGAATTATCCCGTTACCGAGTGGACCGTACCTGCTGGTCGCTACCGACCGAGTGCCGGTTGGCACATTGTTCGAGAAGAAGATTTTCAGGCTCGGTGCCGTCGAGTTGATTCCGATAGCGAGTGATAAGCGAGATCGGAAGCAAGACAACTACTGCCGGCAAACGGTGCTGAATCTGTTGAAGGAGCCTTACTTCTACTTCTCCTACGAATATCATCTGACGCATTCGATGCAGCGTATTGGCGAATTATCACGATGCATTTTTGCGGCGCACGATAGCTACAGTATGTACGGTGATGCTGATCAACGGTTCGTGTGGAATGATGCTTTGTTGCGCGATTGGTACCGGCCGGAGATGCGTAACTTCTGTCTTCCGCTGATGCATGGTTTCATCTCCATCGATACGCTGGATCCGGTGCTGTATCCTCGGCTGCGTGATCATCGATcgttggtgctggcgctgaTTTCACGACGGTCCCGGGAACGTGCCGGGACCCGGTTGTTTACCCGCGGTATCGATACCGATGGTCATGTAGCGAATTTTGTCGAAAGCGAGCAGATCTTTGTTTGCGGTGAGTTGTGCTTTTCGTACGTGCAGACTCGCGGCAGTATTCCGCTCTTCTGGACACAAGCACCGAATCTACGCtttcggccacggccacgactaGAACCGGATGCGGATCATCTGAATGCCTGCCGGCAGCATCTCACCGATCAGTGTGCACGGTATGgaaaggtgctgctggttgaccTGGTGGACCGGTCAGTTGAAGCTGAGTGCGATTTGAGCCTGCAATACGGAACGATTGTCTGGCAGGTTGGCAACCCGGATGTGGTGTACGCTCGCAAGGGAATGTTTGAACAGGTCGACGACTCCAATGATCTGAATGGCTATGTGGCTCGACTAGTTTTTCCGATTAAGATCATTTTGTGTAATCGTAAGCAGGATCGTGTCATCCGCGCGAACAGTATCGATTgtatcgatcgaacgaatgtGTTCCAGAGCCGCGTGGCTGCACGCGTTTGCGCGAGGTCGCTGTTCGAGCTGGGCATTGCTCGCGACGTCAATGATCCACTCGTTGCGATTGTCAAGCATCGTTGCGAGATCGCATGGATTGAGAATGCGAATGTACTGTCCCGGCAGTACACGGGCTCGAACGCACTCAAGACCGATCTGACGTTCCGTCGTTCCAACTCGCTCGTAGGCTATCTGCGAGATGCAATCAACTCGCACGAGCGATACCATCTGAACAACTACTACGATGGTAGTCGTCAGGATGCGATCGACTTCTTTCTGCGTGCGTCCCTCATACCTGGCCAACGGTCGCGTGCGCCAC ACATGCCGCAGCTCGAGTACCGTACGCTAGAGGTTGGTCTTGGAGATGAAGAATAG